In Hemiscyllium ocellatum isolate sHemOce1 chromosome 2, sHemOce1.pat.X.cur, whole genome shotgun sequence, a single window of DNA contains:
- the cdkn2aip gene encoding CDKN2A-interacting protein — protein MAAVRGSADLVSEFLQQNRRLADWVETVKGHHEPENHWRARREFILHNLKPEQKASGKEPEPGLGTDQLLALSMVWANHVFMGCRYSKAVMDKVLEMGEGIKVTDAAVCTRRDDLIANKLKKRELSNSNANEKIKEQLPTPKMADEKDTCMEIDTTPECTGNDSQDIDDTRIPGLDGFPASGPSTPVSEPPVEVPVCMAPSTSLNQKEVRQVSKETGVKKVSAPAQVPVNQQKTLLHQPDTPAQAKNFSSNSAEVKPNIQPDIVDRPASMGNSQKAVQPPVSESCKTPITLVSLTPEAIKEKQTFYNKLYKAIAWKLVSAGGFSNELNHLNILTNCIQSVKGTLESVCVPLKDISELHLPQSSAREGIVCELRCKAVYLATGYGKCKVSAKDMAAKEAMKLFLKHRVTVKICKRKFKGSEIEDLVLLCEESYRLNLAPALVNPSEPSTR, from the exons ATGGCGGCGGTGAGGGGAAGCGCTGACCTGGTGTCCGAGTTCCTGCAGCAGAATCGGCGGCTGGCGGACTGGGTGGAGACGGTGAAGGGGCATCATGAGCCCGAGAATCACTGGAGGGCCCGCCGTGAATTCATTCTGCACAACCTGAAGCCGGAGCAGAAGGCGAGCGGGAAGGAGCCGGAGCCGGGGCTCGGCACAGACCAACTGCTGGCTCTGTCCATGGTCTGGGCCAACCACGTCTTCATGGGATgtcg GTATTCAAAGGCAGTGatggataaagtgttggagatGGGAGAAGGCATCAAAGTTACAGATGCAGCAGTCTGCACCAGAAGGGATGATCTGATTGCCAATAAGCTGAAGAAAAGAGAGCTTTCAAACAGCAATGCTAATG AAAAGATAAAAGAACAACTTCCTACGCCAAAAATGGCAGATGAGAAAGATACTTGCATGGAAATCGATACAACACCTGAATGCACTGGAAACGACAGCCAAGACATCGACGACACCAGGATCCCAGGCCTGGATGGCTTTCCTGCTAGTGGACCATCAACTCCTGTATCTGAACCTCCAGTTGAAGTTCCAGTCTGTATGGCACCATCCACCAGTTTGAATCAAAAGGAGGTCCGACAAGTCTCAAAAGAGACTGGAGTGAAGAAAGTTAGTGCTCCTGCACAGGTTCCTGTGAACCAACAGAAGACACTGCTGCATCAGCCTGACACTCCAGCGCAAGCCAAGAATTTCTCATCTAATTCTGCAGAAGTTAAGCCCAATATTCAGCCAGACATTGTTGATCGCCCTGCCTCAATGGGCAATTCCCAAAAGGCTGTACAACCTCCTGTTTCGGAAAGCTGCAAGACCCCCATAACATTGGTCAGTTTAACCCCTGAAGCGATAAAAGAGAAGCAGACATTTTACAACAAACTCTACAAAGCTATTGCTTGGAAGTTGGTGTCAGCTGGTGGTTTCAGCAATGAGCTTAACCATTTGAACATTTTAACTAACTGCATACAGTCAGTAAAGGGGACTCTTGAAAGTGTGTGTGTTCCCCTGAAAGATATTTCTGAATTGCATTTACCACAAAGTTCTGCACGTGAAGGGATTGTTTGTGAACTAAGGTGCAAGGCTGTCTATTTGGCAACAGGATATGGCAAATGTAAAGTGAGTGCCAAAGACATGGCGGCAAAAGAGGCAATGAAATTGTTCTTGAAACATAGGGTTACGGTGAAGAtatgtaaaagaaaattcaaaggaAGTGAAATTGAGGATTTAGTACTTTTGTGTGAAGAGTCATATCGGTTAAACCTAGCTCCTGCATTAGTCAATCCCTCAGAACCTAGTacaaggtaa